Sequence from the Roseofilum reptotaenium CS-1145 genome:
ATACGAATTTATTTGCTGCCATCGATTTCCCCTTTGCTCTTCTATTTTTAGTTGAATTTTTGGCTCGCAGCCTATACATCAGTCAGAAACACGATACCATTACCTTGACCGATGCCATGCTCTGGAGATGGTATGACATTTTCCTGTTTTTACCCCTCTTTCGGTGGTTGCGTATTATTTCCGTTACTATCCGTCTCCATCAAGCTAAACTAATTAATTTAGAACCCATTCGTATCCAACTGAGTCGAGGATTTGTTGCTACGATTGCGGGTGAGCTGACTGAAGTCATTATTATTCGAGTGATTAATCAGTTGGAAAATGAAATTCGGAGTGGTTCCCTAGCGCGACAACTCTTTGAAGGAGCCAACCGTGAATATATCGATCTGAATGATATTAATGAAATTGAAGCCATTACCCATCGATTAACCGAAGTGGTAATCTGCCAAGTCTTACCCACACTGCAACCGCAAATCCAAGACATTATCAACCACAATATTGAGCAAGTGGCTGAAGCGACTCCCTTCTATCAAAACATCAAAAATATTCCCCCACTCGCCCAATTGCCTAGCCAATTTAGTCAACAGGTCTCCGAGCAACTTTCCCGCTTGATTGCTGAAGGCTCCCAAAATCTGTATCAAGCCATTAGAAATGATACGGTAGGCGCAGAATTAATGAGTCAATTGGCAGAAAGTTTTGGTAAATCTCTCAGTGCCGAATTGCAACAAAAACATACCACCCAAGAACTGGAGTCTCTAGTAACAGCCTTCTTGGAAGAATTTAAGATTAACTATGTGCAACGCCTAGCTGAAGAAGACATTGAGAAAATTTTAGAGGAAACCAAACGTCTGGAAAAAAGCAAGAAACGTTAAGCCGCTCTCCAAAATTTGCACAATCTTGAGCGAATCGATTGCCTATTCCCTATTCCCTAGCGTATAGCGCTATAATAGAGTTTGACCGTGCTTGATGGGGAAAGTACACTCTTTTCTCTGCAATCTAGAGTCAAGTGATTTCTTTGAACGTTCAGCTTGGTATTGAAGAAAGTCTATCTTTTCTCCTCAACCCCTGAACCCTAATCCCAGGGAGAGAAAAGAGATCCCTCACCATTAGGTGAGGCAACCTCCAGTCTATGGCTAAGGGCGATCGCCACAACGATCCCTCCCTAAACCAATCTCAGACGCTTGAGTGGGAACTAACCCGCTTTTTTTTATGGCAGTACATGGTGTATTATGGTTCATCCTTTAATCCCACAACTCCTAGAGTTAGCCGCCCCAGTCGCTCAAAAACTGGGGTTGGAAGTCGTTGGTGCTACCTTCCAAACCAACCAAAATCCACCGGTATTACGGGTTGATATTCGGAACCCGGATCAAGATACGGGTTTAGATGAGTGTGAACAAATGAGTCACTTCCTAGAAGCCGCTCTAGAGGACAGTCAACTGATTACCCAATCCTATGTCTTGGAAATCTCCAGTCCGGGTATTTCCAAACGCCTCATCACGGACCGCGACTTTATTGCCTTTAAGGGATTTCCTGCGATCGTTATGACTGATCCCCCCTATAAGGACAAATCCCAATGGGAAGGTACACTCAATAGTCGCGATGAAACCACAGTGTATCTGAACCAAAAAGGCCGCAATATTGCCATCCCTCGTGATGTCATTCGTTGGGTAGAGTTTTGCTGACGGTGAACTCGCTCCCTAGAGGGTAATCTCAAATTTACACTTAGAACAAAGGAAAATAATTAACAATGTCAATGGTTGACTTGCCTGGACTCAAAAATTTAATTGAGAGTATCAGCAAAGAACGAAACTTACCCAAAACGGCTGTTCAAGCTGCCCTGAGAGAAGCTCTGATGAAGGGGTATGAACGCTATCGTAGAGCCGCTCACCTGAAAAGCTTTGAAGAAGATTATTTTGATAATTTTGAGGTGGAACTCGATCTCGATGAAGAAGGGTTTCGGATTCTCTGCACTAAGGTGATCATGGAAGAAGTAAGTAATTTCGACCATCAGATTTCCCTCAAAGAAGTGCAAGAAGTAGTGGATGAAGCCCAAATCGGTGAAACAGTTGTCTTGGATGTTACTCCCGATCAGGGCGACTTTGGTCGCATGGCCGCCATTC
This genomic interval carries:
- the rimP gene encoding ribosome maturation factor RimP, with amino-acid sequence MVHPLIPQLLELAAPVAQKLGLEVVGATFQTNQNPPVLRVDIRNPDQDTGLDECEQMSHFLEAALEDSQLITQSYVLEISSPGISKRLITDRDFIAFKGFPAIVMTDPPYKDKSQWEGTLNSRDETTVYLNQKGRNIAIPRDVIRWVEFC